In Nostoc sp. GT001, a genomic segment contains:
- a CDS encoding DUF561 domain-containing protein, with product MTMHSTLQRAFTNRRVLKVISGLNNFDAASVAATVKAAEFGGATFVDIAADPALVQLAKSLTSLPICVSAVEPEKFVQAVAAGADLIEIGNFDSFYAQGRRFEAPEVLALTQQTRALLPEITLSVTVPHILELDQQVQLAEELVKAGADIIQTEGGTSSNPVHPGTLGLIEKAAPTLAAAFEISRVVSVPVLCASGISNVTAPLAIAAGAAGVGVGSAINQLNSEVAMIAAVRGLVEALATANVVRS from the coding sequence ATGACGATGCATTCCACACTCCAACGTGCATTTACTAACCGCCGCGTTCTCAAAGTGATTAGCGGTTTAAATAACTTCGACGCCGCTAGTGTCGCTGCTACTGTCAAAGCTGCTGAATTTGGCGGTGCTACTTTTGTCGATATTGCCGCCGATCCAGCTTTAGTCCAGCTAGCTAAAAGTTTGACAAGTTTACCTATTTGTGTATCAGCAGTAGAGCCAGAGAAATTCGTGCAAGCTGTCGCAGCTGGTGCTGATTTAATTGAAATCGGTAATTTCGATTCCTTCTATGCTCAAGGACGGCGCTTTGAGGCTCCAGAAGTGCTAGCGCTGACTCAGCAAACCCGCGCTCTCCTTCCAGAAATTACCTTATCTGTAACCGTTCCTCACATCCTGGAACTAGATCAACAGGTACAGCTAGCAGAAGAACTGGTGAAAGCTGGAGCGGACATTATCCAAACCGAAGGCGGTACTAGCAGTAACCCAGTTCACCCCGGAACTCTAGGATTAATTGAAAAAGCTGCTCCCACCTTGGCAGCAGCTTTTGAGATTTCCCGTGTGGTGTCAGTACCAGTATTATGTGCTTCCGGCATTTCTAACGTTACCGCACCATTAGCGATCGCGGCTGGCGCTGCTGGCGTTGGTGTTGGTTCTGCCATCAACCAACTCAATAGTGAAGTCGCAATGATTGCCGCCGTGCGTGGACTAGTAGAAGCCTTAGCGACTGCAAATGTAGTAAGGAGTTAA
- the fetB gene encoding iron export ABC transporter permease subunit FetB produces the protein MQDLIELDFVDLAIGVGLMAIAIGLSAWEKLGLELNLALATGRTILQLLVLGYILDFILALDNAWAVLALLAIMLTITAIVARNRISQKIPHVLPLVWGAILISTAVTVFYISFLIVQPERWYEPQYIIPLAGIVLGNATNAAAIAGDRLVSTINSSHLEIETHLSLGATPEQAVSQYRKDAIKAGLIPTLNQMILIGMVAIPGITTGQLLAGVKPLDAVSYEILIMFMVAFANLLTTVLVTKGLYRQFFNSAAQLVR, from the coding sequence ATGCAGGATCTGATCGAGCTGGATTTCGTGGATTTAGCTATTGGCGTGGGATTGATGGCGATCGCCATTGGTTTATCTGCCTGGGAAAAATTAGGATTAGAGTTGAACTTAGCCCTTGCTACTGGGAGAACCATCTTACAACTTCTTGTATTGGGATACATTTTAGATTTCATCTTAGCTTTAGACAATGCTTGGGCAGTTTTGGCGCTATTAGCAATAATGCTGACAATTACGGCGATTGTCGCACGAAATCGCATCAGCCAAAAAATTCCTCATGTGTTGCCTTTGGTGTGGGGTGCAATTTTAATTAGTACCGCCGTGACAGTGTTTTACATCAGCTTCTTAATCGTTCAACCAGAAAGATGGTACGAACCACAATATATAATTCCCCTAGCAGGGATAGTCTTAGGTAATGCTACCAATGCAGCTGCGATCGCAGGCGATCGTCTTGTCAGCACCATTAATTCCAGCCATCTCGAAATAGAAACCCATTTAAGCTTAGGTGCAACTCCAGAGCAAGCTGTTAGCCAGTATCGCAAAGACGCCATCAAAGCCGGATTGATTCCTACTCTCAATCAAATGATACTCATAGGTATGGTCGCAATACCAGGAATTACTACCGGACAGTTATTAGCTGGTGTCAAACCTCTAGATGCTGTATCCTACGAAATTTTGATTATGTTTATGGTTGCTTTTGCTAACTTGTTGACAACAGTTTTAGTCACAAAGGGGTTGTATCGTCAATTTTTTAATTCCGCCGCGCAGTTGGTGAGATGA
- a CDS encoding DegT/DnrJ/EryC1/StrS family aminotransferase — protein MIQSVNPIPAFDIKQQYTTIEAEVSAAVLEVLASGRYIGGPLVEGFEQQFAAYNTVTECVACNSGTDALYLALRVLEIGAGDEVITTPFTFIATSEVISAVGAKPVFVDIDATTFNLDVEQVAAAITPKTKAIIPVHLFGQPVDMTSLMAIAQSHNLSIIEDCAQSTGAIWAGEKVGSIGHIGCFSFYPTKNLGGCGDGGAITTNDPAIATKLRILRDHGSKIRYLHEEIGVNSRLDALQAAILQIKLRYLDIWNDRRRDIANYYYQFLSQVPGIVPPQELPGGIGVWNQYTIRISGEGRNGSSAKYRDWVRSQLQEQGVSSMIYYPHPLHLQPVYQSLGYEIGDLPIAEQACHEVISLPMFPELTQQQQDQVIYALKEVMS, from the coding sequence ATGATCCAAAGTGTAAATCCCATCCCTGCCTTTGATATCAAGCAGCAATACACCACCATCGAAGCAGAAGTAAGTGCAGCCGTATTAGAGGTTTTGGCTTCCGGCCGCTATATTGGCGGCCCCTTAGTCGAAGGCTTTGAACAACAGTTTGCCGCTTATAATACTGTCACTGAATGTGTGGCTTGTAATTCTGGTACTGATGCGCTCTACTTAGCGTTACGAGTTTTGGAAATTGGTGCAGGCGATGAAGTGATTACAACGCCTTTTACCTTTATTGCGACATCTGAAGTAATTAGCGCCGTCGGTGCAAAGCCTGTTTTCGTTGATATTGACGCGACTACGTTTAATTTAGATGTGGAGCAAGTCGCAGCGGCGATTACACCTAAAACTAAAGCGATTATCCCGGTTCACCTATTTGGGCAACCTGTGGATATGACATCATTAATGGCGATCGCTCAGTCTCACAATTTGTCAATTATTGAAGATTGCGCTCAGTCTACAGGAGCGATTTGGGCTGGTGAAAAAGTCGGAAGTATTGGACATATTGGTTGCTTTAGTTTCTACCCTACCAAAAATCTTGGTGGTTGCGGCGATGGTGGAGCAATAACAACTAACGATCCAGCGATCGCCACGAAACTGCGAATACTACGAGATCATGGTAGTAAGATTCGATATTTACACGAGGAAATCGGTGTAAATAGCCGCTTAGATGCTCTCCAAGCAGCTATTTTGCAGATTAAGCTACGTTATTTAGATATTTGGAACGATCGCCGCCGAGATATCGCCAACTATTACTATCAGTTCCTCAGTCAAGTTCCGGGGATTGTTCCACCCCAAGAATTACCTGGGGGTATTGGGGTATGGAATCAATACACTATTCGTATATCTGGCGAAGGGCGCAATGGTTCTAGTGCCAAATACCGAGATTGGGTGCGTAGTCAATTGCAAGAACAGGGCGTGAGTTCAATGATTTACTACCCCCACCCTTTACATTTGCAGCCAGTTTATCAAAGTCTGGGCTATGAAATTGGGGACTTACCAATAGCAGAGCAAGCTTGCCATGAGGTTATATCCTTGCCTATGTTCCCAGAACTGACACAACAGCAGCAAGATCAGGTGATTTATGCGTTGAAAGAAGTTATGAGTTAG
- the ftsH3 gene encoding ATP-dependent zinc metalloprotease FtsH3, with translation MNKRWRNAGLYALLFIVVIALGTAFFDKQPQSRETWRYSRFIQEVQQGRVEKVSLSADRSTALVTPKYDPAKRIVTLVNDPDLINTLTSKGVDISVLPQTDEGFWFKALSSLFFPVLLLVGLFFLLRRAQMGSGSQAMNFGKSKARVQMEPQTQVTFGDVAGIDQAKLELNEVVDFLKNADRFTAVGAKIPKGVLLVGPPGTGKTLLARAVAGEAGVPFFSISGSEFVEMFVGVGASRVRDLFEQAKTNAPCIVFIDEIDAVGRQRGAGLGGGNDEREQTLNQLLTEMDGFEGNTGIIIIAATNRPDVLDAALLRPGRFDRQVVVDRPDYAGRSEILKVHARGKTLAKDVDLDKIARRTPGFTGADLSNLLNEAAILAARRNLTEISMDEINDAIDRVLAGPEKKDRVMSEKRKTLVAYHEAGHALVGALMPDYDPVQKISIIPRGRAGGLTWFTPSEDRMDTGLYSRAYLENQMAVALGGRIAEELIFGEEEVTTGASNDLQQVARVARQMITRFGMSDRLGPVALGRQQGNMFLGRDIMSERDFSEETAAAIDEEVRKLVDVAYTRAKEVLVRNRHILDEIAQMLVDKETVDAEELQEILSNNDVTTAAFA, from the coding sequence GTGAATAAAAGATGGAGAAATGCAGGGCTGTACGCGCTGCTGTTTATTGTCGTAATTGCGCTGGGAACAGCATTTTTTGACAAACAACCCCAAAGCAGAGAGACATGGCGATACAGTCGCTTCATTCAAGAAGTTCAGCAAGGCAGAGTAGAAAAAGTCAGTTTGAGTGCAGACCGCTCTACAGCACTGGTTACACCCAAATATGACCCAGCTAAACGGATTGTTACCTTAGTCAATGATCCAGATTTGATTAATACTCTGACTTCTAAAGGCGTTGATATTTCTGTATTGCCCCAAACCGACGAAGGATTTTGGTTTAAGGCACTGAGCAGCTTATTTTTCCCTGTATTGCTTTTGGTTGGCTTATTCTTCTTACTACGTCGCGCTCAAATGGGCTCAGGCAGCCAAGCGATGAACTTTGGCAAATCTAAAGCCAGAGTGCAAATGGAACCACAAACTCAGGTAACATTTGGCGATGTTGCTGGTATTGACCAAGCCAAGTTGGAATTAAACGAAGTCGTAGACTTCCTAAAAAACGCCGATCGCTTTACCGCCGTTGGTGCAAAAATTCCTAAAGGTGTGTTGTTAGTTGGCCCTCCTGGTACAGGTAAAACCCTCCTAGCTCGTGCTGTAGCAGGTGAAGCAGGTGTCCCCTTCTTCTCAATCTCCGGTTCAGAATTTGTGGAAATGTTCGTAGGTGTGGGTGCATCTCGCGTCCGCGATTTATTTGAACAAGCTAAGACCAATGCTCCTTGTATCGTCTTCATTGATGAAATTGATGCCGTAGGTCGTCAACGGGGTGCAGGTTTAGGTGGTGGTAACGATGAGCGGGAACAAACCCTCAACCAGTTGCTCACCGAAATGGATGGTTTTGAAGGTAACACTGGCATTATCATTATTGCCGCTACCAACCGTCCTGATGTTTTAGATGCAGCCTTGTTGCGTCCTGGTCGCTTTGACCGTCAAGTTGTGGTAGACCGTCCCGATTATGCCGGACGCAGCGAAATCCTCAAGGTACATGCTCGTGGCAAAACCTTGGCGAAAGATGTGGACTTGGATAAAATCGCCCGTCGTACCCCTGGATTTACTGGCGCAGATTTATCCAACCTTTTGAATGAAGCCGCAATTCTGGCAGCACGCCGGAATTTGACTGAAATTTCAATGGATGAAATCAACGACGCAATCGACCGCGTATTAGCTGGGCCAGAGAAGAAAGACCGAGTAATGAGCGAAAAGCGCAAAACCTTGGTAGCTTATCACGAAGCTGGTCACGCTTTAGTTGGTGCTTTGATGCCCGACTATGACCCAGTACAAAAAATTAGCATCATCCCTCGCGGTCGCGCAGGTGGTTTAACTTGGTTTACCCCCAGTGAAGACCGGATGGACACTGGTTTGTACAGCCGCGCTTATTTAGAAAATCAGATGGCTGTAGCTTTGGGTGGTCGGATTGCTGAAGAATTAATCTTTGGTGAAGAAGAAGTTACCACGGGTGCTTCTAATGACCTCCAACAAGTAGCGCGTGTTGCTCGTCAAATGATTACCCGATTTGGGATGAGCGATCGCTTAGGCCCTGTTGCTCTTGGTCGTCAACAAGGTAACATGTTCCTCGGACGCGATATCATGTCAGAGCGTGATTTTTCTGAAGAAACCGCTGCTGCTATTGATGAAGAAGTCCGTAAACTTGTAGATGTAGCCTATACACGCGCTAAAGAAGTATTGGTGCGTAACCGCCACATTTTAGATGAGATAGCGCAAATGCTTGTTGATAAAGAAACAGTAGATGCTGAAGAGTTGCAAGAAATTCTATCGAATAACGATGTGACAACTGCTGCGTTTGCCTAA